One window of Thermocoleostomius sinensis A174 genomic DNA carries:
- the plsX gene encoding phosphate acyltransferase PlsX yields MGSTQARIAIDAMGGDYAPAEIVAGALRAQAELGVEVLLVGEPQQIQAQMEHHSPSLQLEIVPAEGLIEMHEEPLSALRRKPKASINVAMDLVKQGRADAVVSAGHSGAAMAAALLRLGRLRGIDRPAIGTVLPTIMANKSVLILDVGANVDCRPKFLEQFAVMGSVYSKFVLGISDPQVGLLNIGEESSKGNELALRTYELLDQNPRLSFIGNAEGRDVLTGRFDVVVCDGFVGNVLLKFAEAIGEVLLQILREELPQGWRGRLGSLLLKPNLRRIKQRIDHAEHGGGLLLGVDGVCIISHGSSQAPSIFNAIRLAKEAVDNQVLDRIRSQYQQTEATATDGE; encoded by the coding sequence ATGGGATCGACTCAGGCACGGATCGCAATCGACGCGATGGGGGGAGACTACGCCCCTGCTGAAATAGTTGCAGGCGCGCTGAGAGCACAGGCAGAGCTAGGGGTTGAAGTCTTGCTTGTGGGCGAACCTCAACAAATTCAAGCTCAAATGGAGCACCACAGCCCCTCCTTGCAACTGGAGATTGTTCCAGCAGAAGGCTTGATTGAGATGCACGAAGAACCGCTTAGTGCTCTCCGTCGTAAGCCGAAAGCTTCTATCAACGTTGCAATGGATTTAGTCAAGCAAGGGCGTGCTGACGCCGTTGTATCTGCTGGTCATTCAGGAGCCGCCATGGCTGCCGCTTTGTTGCGGTTGGGGCGTCTACGCGGCATCGATCGTCCGGCCATCGGAACGGTCTTGCCCACCATCATGGCCAATAAGTCAGTATTGATTTTGGACGTGGGCGCCAATGTAGACTGTCGGCCCAAATTTTTAGAGCAATTTGCCGTCATGGGATCGGTCTACTCTAAGTTTGTTCTTGGAATTTCAGATCCCCAGGTTGGGTTGCTGAACATTGGAGAAGAATCCTCGAAGGGCAATGAACTCGCTCTGCGCACCTATGAACTACTGGATCAAAATCCTCGCTTGTCGTTCATTGGCAACGCAGAAGGGCGAGATGTTCTAACTGGACGCTTTGATGTGGTCGTCTGTGACGGGTTTGTGGGCAATGTTTTGCTCAAATTTGCTGAGGCGATCGGTGAAGTGCTGCTACAAATTCTGCGAGAAGAACTTCCTCAAGGGTGGCGGGGTCGGCTTGGTTCCCTATTGTTGAAGCCCAATTTGCGACGCATTAAACAGCGAATTGATCACGCCGAACATGGAGGTGGGTTGCTATTGGGGGTCGATGGCGTTTGCATTATCAGCCACGGCAGTTCTCAAGCACCTTCTATTTTTAATGCCATTCGCTTGGCCAAAGAGGCAGTGGATAATCAGGTATTAGATCGCATCCGCTCTCAATATCAGCAAACTGAAGCGACCGCTACCGACGGAGAATAA
- a CDS encoding (2Fe-2S) ferredoxin domain-containing protein, whose amino-acid sequence MDDEPNPPALIFMSSQPDIANETVSANTVNDHTTSENTTNNRRVIDQVAPNFQDCIQSLGLAQIQRHVFICADQTVPKCCDKADSLAAWDYLKRRLKELKLDQPTSDRPTCVFRTKANCLRVCQQGPILVVYPDGVWYHSATPEVIERIIQAHLLNNQIVKEYAFLVHPLPTHGTTATD is encoded by the coding sequence ATGGACGATGAACCCAATCCGCCTGCTTTAATTTTCATGTCGAGCCAACCTGATATTGCCAACGAGACGGTGAGTGCGAATACAGTCAATGACCATACGACAAGTGAAAATACGACAAACAACAGGCGGGTGATCGATCAAGTCGCGCCTAATTTTCAAGACTGCATTCAATCTCTAGGGCTTGCTCAGATTCAACGCCACGTGTTTATCTGTGCCGATCAAACCGTGCCCAAATGTTGCGACAAAGCCGATAGCTTGGCGGCGTGGGACTACCTCAAGCGTCGCCTGAAAGAACTGAAGCTTGATCAGCCAACCAGCGATCGCCCCACCTGTGTGTTTCGCACCAAAGCCAACTGTTTGCGAGTTTGCCAGCAAGGGCCCATTCTGGTGGTATACCCTGATGGTGTCTGGTATCACAGTGCCACTCCCGAGGTAATCGAACGAATTATTCAAGCGCATCTGCTCAATAACCAAATTGTCAAAGAGTATGCATTTTTAGTGCATCCTCTACCAACCCATGGCACAACAGCCACCGATTAA
- a CDS encoding response regulator transcription factor codes for MSKETGAGEHKRLLLIDDDPNLILLVKDYLEFRGYEVITAENGQEALETLDQDTPDMIICDVMMPQMDGYSLVEHVRKNPRTSWIPVLFLSAKGQSQDRVKGLNTGADVYMVKPFEPEELVAQVESSLKQASRLIQRQEKSADSAPRIQVPFDVELTPTELRVVQYVARGMANREIAEELNVSQRTIESHVSNMLGKTGLHNRTELARWAIENSMA; via the coding sequence ATGAGTAAGGAAACTGGTGCGGGAGAGCACAAGCGGCTTTTATTAATTGATGATGATCCAAACCTCATTCTATTGGTGAAGGATTATCTGGAGTTTCGAGGGTATGAGGTCATCACAGCGGAGAATGGTCAAGAAGCACTGGAAACGCTGGATCAAGACACTCCAGATATGATCATCTGTGACGTCATGATGCCGCAAATGGATGGCTATTCGTTGGTTGAGCACGTTCGCAAAAATCCGCGCACAAGCTGGATTCCCGTTTTGTTTCTCTCAGCCAAAGGTCAAAGCCAAGACCGGGTGAAAGGATTAAATACGGGCGCAGACGTTTACATGGTGAAACCGTTTGAGCCAGAAGAGTTGGTAGCTCAAGTTGAGTCTTCTCTCAAGCAAGCGTCTCGCTTAATTCAGCGCCAGGAAAAATCTGCTGACTCTGCCCCTCGCATTCAGGTACCTTTCGATGTAGAACTAACTCCCACTGAGTTGCGCGTCGTGCAATATGTGGCACGGGGCATGGCTAATCGTGAAATTGCCGAGGAGTTAAATGTCAGTCAACGCACGATCGAAAGCCACGTTAGCAATATGCTGGGCAAAACAGGCTTGCACAATCGGACTGAATTGGCCCGATGGGCGATCGAAAATAGCATGGCCTAA
- a CDS encoding N-acetylmuramoyl-L-alanine amidase, with product MGGTTIVSTLVSTASVAWAEEQPLFVAYPSNGHETSAPQIFLIGTAPPEGEVTVNGQRINRSPAGHFAPSFPLEFGENVFTLQYQDQTLTLVVNRVAAEPPAPVGTAFGDGSLLPAAEVARLPGELVCFSAIAPANAEVSVVLNQQTIPLSPQTDAVTLPPNSAVLTSQNQPIAAPTTIATSYEGCTSTTQPGDLGTPLFQLTLNGETVQEPGTGRVRILSPSDLPVIEITAESGTTRTGPSTDHSRLTPLPQGTRAAVTGRDGDWLRLEYGAWIRQSDTQPLTTTVPPRSLIRSIRATQTEGWTEIAFPLQVPVPISVQQGDRTFTLTLHNTTAQTDTILLNDDPIIERLDWQQTTPEQVQYQFNLKSVQQWGYKLRYEGTTLVLSLRHPPEQSTRRPLAGVRVLLDPGHGSDADLGARGPTGYPEKDVTLVVSNLIRDRLIARGATVLMTREGDIDLYPQDRVALIDQLEPTIALSIHYNALPDAGDAENTAGVGTFWYNTQTHSLAVFLHNYLVETLDRPSYGVFWNNLALTRPTVAPAVLLELGFMINPNEFEWIVDPSEQEKLAEAIAAGVEQWVIQTAAVDASVNVSSGSE from the coding sequence ATGGGAGGAACAACGATCGTGTCAACACTGGTGTCAACCGCGTCAGTGGCGTGGGCTGAGGAGCAACCGTTGTTTGTGGCTTATCCCAGTAATGGACACGAAACCAGCGCCCCACAGATTTTTTTGATTGGGACGGCTCCTCCGGAGGGGGAGGTGACGGTCAATGGTCAGCGGATCAATCGCAGCCCGGCGGGTCATTTTGCGCCTAGCTTTCCCCTAGAGTTCGGCGAGAATGTGTTCACGTTGCAGTATCAAGACCAAACCTTAACCCTAGTGGTGAATCGTGTTGCCGCCGAACCGCCTGCCCCAGTGGGAACTGCCTTTGGGGACGGATCATTACTTCCTGCGGCGGAAGTTGCTCGGCTGCCCGGTGAACTTGTTTGCTTTAGTGCCATTGCCCCCGCTAATGCTGAGGTAAGTGTGGTCTTGAATCAACAAACGATTCCCCTATCGCCACAAACCGATGCGGTTACTTTGCCGCCCAACTCTGCGGTCTTAACTTCGCAAAACCAGCCGATCGCGGCTCCGACCACGATCGCCACTTCCTATGAAGGCTGCACTAGCACAACCCAACCCGGTGATTTGGGCACTCCCCTATTTCAATTAACCCTGAATGGTGAAACAGTGCAGGAGCCGGGAACCGGACGGGTGCGAATTCTGTCGCCTTCCGACTTGCCAGTGATTGAAATAACGGCGGAATCGGGAACAACCCGTACCGGACCCAGCACCGATCACTCTCGGTTGACACCCTTACCTCAAGGGACGCGAGCCGCCGTTACAGGTCGGGATGGCGATTGGTTGCGACTAGAGTATGGTGCTTGGATTCGCCAATCAGACACTCAACCGTTAACCACTACCGTGCCTCCCCGCAGTCTGATTCGCAGCATTCGGGCTACCCAAACAGAAGGATGGACAGAGATTGCCTTTCCGCTACAAGTTCCGGTTCCAATCAGCGTACAACAGGGCGATCGCACTTTTACCCTAACCTTGCACAACACCACAGCCCAAACCGACACAATCTTGCTTAATGATGATCCGATTATTGAGCGATTAGATTGGCAACAAACAACCCCTGAACAAGTGCAATATCAATTCAACCTCAAATCGGTGCAACAGTGGGGCTATAAACTTCGCTATGAAGGAACCACGCTGGTGCTGTCGTTGCGACATCCTCCCGAGCAATCAACCCGACGACCGCTTGCAGGGGTTCGCGTCTTGCTTGATCCGGGGCACGGCAGCGATGCAGACTTGGGTGCCCGAGGTCCAACGGGATATCCCGAAAAAGATGTCACGCTGGTTGTGTCAAACTTGATTCGCGATCGGCTGATTGCACGGGGTGCAACGGTGCTCATGACTCGCGAAGGCGATATTGATTTATATCCCCAAGATCGAGTAGCGCTGATTGATCAATTAGAACCCACGATTGCCCTTAGCATTCACTATAATGCCTTGCCCGACGCCGGCGATGCTGAAAATACCGCAGGCGTTGGCACGTTTTGGTATAATACTCAAACCCATAGTCTCGCTGTTTTTCTGCACAACTACCTGGTCGAAACACTCGATCGCCCATCTTATGGTGTGTTTTGGAATAATTTGGCCTTAACTCGACCGACAGTCGCTCCGGCGGTGTTGCTGGAGTTGGGGTTTATGATTAATCCCAACGAGTTTGAATGGATCGTAGACCCTAGCGAACAAGAAAAACTAGCAGAGGCGATCGCGGCAGGGGTAGAACAGTGGGTCATACAAACAGCGGCTGTTGATGCCAGTGTTAACGTTAGTTCGGGATCAGAGTAA
- the rpaB gene encoding response regulator transcription factor RpaB: MENHKEKILVVDDEASIRRILETRLSMIGYDVVTAADGEEALETFRNANPDLVVLDVMMPKLDGYGVCQELRKESDVPIIMLTALGDVADRITGLELGADDYVVKPFSPKELEARIRSVLRRVEKVGTSGIPSSGVIQINSIRIDTNKRQVYKGDERIRLTGMEFSLLELLVGRSGEPFSRSEILQEVWGYTPERHVDTRVVDVHISRLRAKLEDDPSNPELILTARGTGYLFQRIVAPGEEVGK, encoded by the coding sequence TTGGAAAATCATAAAGAAAAAATTCTAGTTGTCGATGACGAAGCCAGCATTCGTCGCATTTTAGAGACTCGTCTCTCCATGATTGGTTATGATGTTGTCACCGCTGCCGATGGCGAAGAAGCGCTAGAAACCTTTCGCAACGCTAATCCAGATTTGGTGGTTCTCGATGTCATGATGCCAAAGCTGGATGGTTACGGCGTCTGTCAAGAGCTTCGCAAAGAGTCAGATGTTCCCATTATTATGCTGACGGCTCTGGGCGATGTCGCCGATCGCATTACAGGTCTGGAGCTTGGGGCTGACGATTATGTGGTCAAACCGTTTTCGCCTAAAGAGCTTGAAGCACGAATTCGATCGGTGCTGCGCCGTGTTGAAAAAGTGGGCACGTCAGGAATTCCCAGTTCCGGTGTGATTCAAATTAACAGCATTCGTATTGATACCAATAAGCGCCAAGTGTATAAAGGCGATGAGCGGATTCGGCTAACGGGTATGGAATTTAGTTTGCTGGAACTGCTAGTGGGGCGATCGGGAGAACCCTTCTCTCGCTCTGAAATCCTGCAAGAAGTGTGGGGATACACCCCCGAGCGTCATGTAGACACGCGGGTGGTAGATGTTCACATTTCTCGGCTACGCGCCAAATTGGAAGACGATCCTAGTAATCCAGAACTGATTCTTACGGCCAGAGGCACAGGCTATCTATTCCAACGGATTGTGGCTCCCGGTGAAGAAGTCGGGAAATAG
- the radA gene encoding DNA repair protein RadA: MPKQRSQHVCNECGAEFPQYFGKCPACGEWNSLVEKIVAPVTSNGRTAVLATRSTSKAQTKQAPQSIAALPLSQISEQSQYRFSSGYTEFDRVLGGGIVPGSLVLIGGDPGIGKSTLLLQVANQLTLQHRVLYVCAEESGPQVKLRAQRLGVGSRQETEREAKATQSAANIKHLNSQRPTSDLYLLPEIDLETVLKELESLRPQVAIIDSIQALYFAALSSAPGSVAQVRECTSALMQVAKRESITLFIVGHVTKEGAIAGPKVLEHLVDTVLYFEGERFASHRLLRSVKNRFGATHELGVFEMVDVGLEEVKNPSELFLGNRDEKTPGTATIVACEGTRPIVVELQALVSPTSYSSPRRSTTGIEYNRLLQILAVLEKRVGIPLSKLDAYVSASGGLNVAEPAADLGVAVAVAASFRDRIVDPTTVLIGEVGLGGQVRPVSQMELRLKEAAKLGFKRAVIPASQVTTNLDLEIIPVAKVVDAIAAAMISGRSTLTQPDAITDIDP, from the coding sequence ATGCCAAAACAACGATCGCAGCATGTGTGTAACGAGTGTGGGGCAGAATTCCCTCAATATTTCGGCAAGTGCCCTGCTTGCGGCGAATGGAATTCTCTGGTGGAAAAGATCGTGGCTCCAGTGACTTCGAATGGCCGCACAGCGGTCTTGGCCACCCGTTCTACGAGTAAAGCTCAAACTAAACAAGCCCCACAGTCGATTGCGGCTCTACCCCTTTCGCAAATTTCTGAACAGTCTCAGTATCGCTTTTCGTCCGGTTACACCGAGTTCGATCGGGTTTTGGGCGGCGGTATTGTCCCCGGTTCGTTAGTGCTGATTGGGGGTGATCCGGGCATTGGTAAATCAACACTGCTGCTGCAAGTGGCCAATCAGTTGACGCTGCAACACCGGGTTCTCTACGTCTGTGCAGAAGAGTCAGGACCGCAGGTGAAGTTGAGGGCGCAGCGGTTGGGTGTTGGCAGCAGGCAGGAAACAGAGAGGGAAGCGAAGGCAACTCAGAGTGCAGCGAACATCAAACATTTAAACTCTCAACGCCCGACGTCGGATTTGTACCTGCTGCCTGAAATTGATCTCGAAACGGTATTAAAGGAACTAGAGTCATTACGCCCGCAGGTGGCAATCATCGACAGTATTCAAGCGCTCTACTTTGCTGCCCTCAGTTCGGCCCCTGGTTCAGTGGCACAGGTACGCGAGTGTACGTCAGCCCTGATGCAGGTGGCCAAGCGAGAAAGCATCACGCTATTTATTGTCGGACATGTGACTAAGGAAGGCGCGATCGCCGGGCCTAAAGTGCTGGAACATCTGGTGGATACAGTGCTGTACTTTGAAGGCGAACGGTTTGCCAGCCATCGACTGCTGCGATCGGTGAAAAATCGGTTTGGTGCTACGCATGAACTAGGCGTATTCGAAATGGTAGATGTGGGATTAGAAGAAGTGAAAAATCCCTCAGAATTGTTTTTGGGTAATCGTGATGAAAAAACGCCGGGAACTGCGACCATTGTGGCTTGTGAAGGTACTCGGCCAATTGTGGTAGAGTTGCAAGCTCTCGTTAGCCCCACTAGCTATTCTTCGCCTCGGCGATCGACCACGGGTATTGAGTACAACCGCTTGCTGCAAATTTTGGCGGTGTTAGAGAAGCGCGTCGGCATTCCCCTTTCAAAGCTAGATGCGTATGTATCGGCATCAGGAGGATTAAACGTAGCTGAACCTGCCGCCGATCTGGGGGTGGCAGTAGCTGTGGCAGCCAGTTTCCGCGATCGAATCGTTGATCCTACTACGGTACTGATTGGCGAAGTAGGACTCGGTGGACAGGTGCGCCCCGTGTCGCAAATGGAACTGCGCTTGAAGGAAGCTGCCAAGTTGGGCTTCAAACGAGCCGTCATTCCTGCTAGCCAAGTGACAACTAACCTGGATCTAGAAATTATTCCGGTCGCCAAAGTCGTTGATGCAATCGCTGCGGCGATGATCTCTGGGCGATCGACCCTGACCCAGCCAGATGCCATCACGGATATTGACCCTTAA
- a CDS encoding glycosyltransferase family 4 protein, with the protein MKTAVVHEWLVTYAGSERVVEQLLKLYPEADLFSLVEFLSEPLQTFIQHKPVKTSFLQHLPFANPHFRQYLPLMPLAIEQFDLSDYDLILSSNHAVAKGVLTRADQLHICYVHTPVRYAWDLQPQYFQPGTSVARGLRRTIAQVVLHYLRLWDVATVNRVDHFIANSRYVARRIWKTYRRDAAVIYPPVNVERFQPTDRRDDFYFTLSRFVPYKRVDLIVSAFNQLGLPIVIIGEGSDWNRIQAMAKPNVRLLGHQPDEVVIDYMQRCKAFVYAAAEDFGISLVEAQAAGAPVITYGKGGATESVIPGKTGLFFSEQTVESLIEMVKLFESGVYLFNPDYLRQNAERFTSEQFRYKISQFIEQKWALFSKGMA; encoded by the coding sequence ATGAAAACAGCCGTGGTTCATGAGTGGCTGGTGACATATGCCGGTTCAGAACGCGTGGTGGAACAATTGCTCAAGCTATATCCAGAGGCCGATCTCTTTAGTTTGGTTGAGTTTTTGTCAGAGCCACTTCAGACGTTTATTCAGCACAAACCTGTCAAAACGTCGTTTCTTCAACATTTGCCGTTTGCTAATCCCCATTTTCGTCAATATTTACCGCTGATGCCGCTGGCGATCGAACAGTTTGACCTATCAGACTATGATCTGATTTTGTCGAGCAATCATGCGGTGGCTAAGGGGGTTCTGACTCGCGCCGATCAGTTGCATATTTGCTATGTGCACACGCCGGTTCGCTATGCCTGGGATTTGCAGCCGCAGTATTTTCAACCGGGTACGTCAGTAGCGCGAGGACTGCGCCGGACGATCGCCCAAGTTGTCTTGCACTATTTGCGGCTGTGGGATGTGGCGACGGTGAATCGTGTTGATCACTTCATTGCTAATTCTCGGTATGTGGCTCGGCGAATTTGGAAAACCTATCGTCGGGATGCAGCGGTGATTTATCCGCCCGTGAATGTCGAGCGATTTCAACCCACCGATCGCCGCGACGATTTTTACTTTACGCTGTCTCGGTTTGTGCCCTACAAACGAGTCGATTTGATTGTGTCGGCGTTCAATCAACTGGGCTTGCCGATCGTGATCATTGGCGAAGGGTCCGACTGGAATCGAATTCAAGCCATGGCCAAGCCCAATGTCCGCCTGCTGGGACACCAACCCGACGAGGTGGTAATTGATTACATGCAGCGTTGTAAAGCCTTTGTGTATGCCGCCGCCGAGGATTTTGGTATTAGTCTGGTTGAGGCACAAGCAGCGGGTGCACCCGTCATTACATATGGCAAAGGTGGTGCAACGGAATCCGTGATTCCAGGCAAAACTGGCTTATTTTTCTCGGAGCAAACCGTGGAAAGCTTAATAGAAATGGTGAAGTTGTTTGAATCTGGTGTATATCTATTCAATCCGGATTATTTGCGGCAAAATGCCGAACGTTTTACATCAGAGCAGTTTCGGTACAAAATTTCTCAGTTTATTGAGCAAAAATGGGCCCTTTTCAGCAAAGGAATGGCATAG
- a CDS encoding beta-ketoacyl-ACP synthase III has product MQDQSGIGIAITGSGSTVPPVVLDNQGLSQIVDTSDEWISTRTGIRQRRLAAPNESLRSIAAQAAQQALAMAKVSVTEVDLIILATSTPDDLFGTASQVQATLGATKAAAFDLTAACSGFVFGMVTAAQFIRTGTYQTVVVIGADILSRWVDWSDRRTCVLFGDGAGAIVMQASPVSDGLLGFELHNDGSQNGCLTLSYQPQPHPLGEIVTVGQGTFNPIAMNGQEVYRFAVKRVPEVIEKALFRANLTVEQVDWLLLHQANQRILDAVAQRLGISNEKVISNMANYGNTSAASIPIALDEVVRAGTIQPGDVIAASGFGAGLTWGATIFRWG; this is encoded by the coding sequence ATGCAAGATCAATCGGGAATAGGCATTGCCATCACCGGGAGCGGTTCTACCGTTCCGCCCGTTGTGTTGGATAATCAGGGCCTTAGTCAAATTGTAGACACCTCAGACGAATGGATCAGCACACGCACGGGTATCCGCCAGCGTCGGCTTGCCGCTCCCAATGAATCTCTACGATCGATCGCCGCTCAAGCGGCTCAGCAGGCCCTCGCTATGGCGAAGGTATCAGTGACAGAGGTGGATTTGATCATCTTGGCAACCTCTACTCCTGACGATTTGTTTGGCACGGCAAGCCAAGTTCAAGCAACGCTGGGAGCCACTAAAGCAGCCGCGTTTGACCTCACAGCCGCCTGTTCAGGCTTTGTCTTTGGTATGGTGACAGCCGCCCAATTTATCCGCACTGGCACCTATCAAACGGTTGTGGTGATTGGGGCGGACATTTTATCGCGCTGGGTGGATTGGAGCGATCGCCGCACCTGTGTGTTGTTTGGAGATGGTGCAGGGGCAATTGTGATGCAGGCGTCTCCAGTGAGTGACGGGCTATTGGGCTTTGAACTGCACAATGATGGCAGCCAAAACGGTTGCCTCACATTGTCCTATCAACCTCAACCCCATCCCTTAGGAGAGATTGTGACAGTTGGACAGGGCACCTTTAACCCGATCGCGATGAATGGACAAGAAGTCTACCGATTTGCGGTGAAGCGCGTCCCTGAAGTGATTGAAAAGGCACTATTTCGGGCTAATCTCACCGTTGAGCAAGTGGACTGGCTGCTGCTGCATCAGGCCAATCAGCGCATTTTGGATGCCGTGGCTCAGCGATTGGGGATTTCAAACGAAAAAGTAATCAGCAACATGGCAAACTATGGCAACACCTCGGCCGCTTCCATTCCGATCGCTCTGGATGAAGTGGTACGAGCCGGCACTATTCAACCCGGCGATGTGATTGCCGCATCTGGATTTGGGGCTGGCTTAACCTGGGGGGCCACCATTTTCCGGTGGGGTTAG
- the wbaP gene encoding undecaprenyl-phosphate galactose phosphotransferase WbaP — MQLNRTLRPAISALGISTRPLPTFLLMIGSDLLALGLAGVLSIYSRLWLFEEQFNPSLYWQLTPGLGLFIATYAIMGLYPGVAISPVDELRWTSLSTTLMYLTLTAMLLLGRDGEVYDRGVFVLSWLLSIVLVLVGRALVRSLFAHRRWWGYPVIVLGAGKTGDMVIRTLRHRPSIGLKPVLVLDDNPDKHGVLQGIPVVGGVALAPKLARRRNIPYAIVAMPGVPRDRLLTLIERYGTAFPHLLIIPDLFEFSSLWVSAKDMGGILGLEVRQTLLLPGPRLAKFLIDLVATLIGGLVILPLIGVIALLIRLDSPGPIFYSQLRIGQNGQHFKAWKFRTMIRNADEALQAYLDRHPDLREAWERDQKLRRDPRITRIGGFLRRTSLDELPQLWNVLRGEMSLVGPRPIVDEEVQKYGNKFELYKKVLPGLTGLWQISGRNNITYEERVSLDAYYVRNWSVWLDVYILLRTIWVVVKGEGAY; from the coding sequence ATGCAGCTTAACCGAACGTTACGACCTGCCATTTCGGCACTGGGTATTTCGACTCGCCCTTTGCCAACCTTTCTACTCATGATTGGCTCGGATTTGTTGGCATTAGGGCTAGCGGGGGTACTCAGTATCTACAGTCGCTTGTGGCTCTTTGAAGAACAATTTAATCCGTCGCTCTATTGGCAACTTACTCCTGGTTTGGGCTTGTTTATCGCGACCTATGCCATTATGGGGCTGTATCCCGGTGTGGCGATTAGTCCGGTAGATGAGTTGCGCTGGACAAGTTTATCCACGACGTTGATGTACTTAACGTTGACCGCAATGCTCTTGCTGGGGCGAGATGGAGAGGTATACGATCGCGGCGTATTTGTTTTGTCCTGGTTGCTATCGATTGTCTTAGTGTTAGTGGGACGGGCACTGGTGCGATCGTTGTTTGCTCATCGCCGTTGGTGGGGCTATCCGGTGATTGTGCTGGGAGCCGGAAAAACTGGAGACATGGTCATTCGTACCCTGCGCCATCGACCAAGTATTGGACTAAAACCGGTGTTGGTCTTGGACGATAATCCAGATAAGCACGGGGTTTTGCAAGGGATTCCGGTGGTAGGGGGAGTCGCTCTGGCTCCTAAGTTAGCTCGCCGCCGCAACATTCCCTACGCGATCGTGGCGATGCCCGGTGTCCCTCGCGATCGGTTGCTCACGCTCATTGAACGCTACGGTACAGCTTTTCCGCATCTGCTAATTATTCCCGATCTGTTTGAGTTTTCCAGTTTGTGGGTGTCGGCTAAAGATATGGGCGGCATTTTGGGGCTAGAGGTGCGCCAAACGTTGCTTTTGCCTGGGCCCCGGTTAGCCAAGTTTTTGATTGATCTGGTGGCAACGCTGATTGGCGGGTTGGTGATTCTGCCCCTCATCGGAGTGATTGCGCTGTTGATTCGGCTTGACTCGCCTGGCCCGATTTTCTATAGCCAACTGCGGATTGGGCAAAATGGGCAGCACTTCAAAGCCTGGAAGTTCCGCACTATGATTCGCAACGCCGACGAAGCCCTGCAAGCCTATCTCGATCGCCACCCCGATTTACGCGAAGCTTGGGAGCGCGATCAAAAACTGCGCCGTGATCCTCGTATTACCCGCATAGGAGGATTTTTACGCCGAACCAGCCTCGATGAGTTACCGCAGCTTTGGAATGTGCTGCGCGGCGAAATGAGCTTGGTGGGACCTCGCCCGATCGTAGATGAAGAGGTGCAAAAGTACGGCAACAAGTTTGAACTGTATAAAAAAGTGCTGCCCGGACTGACTGGACTTTGGCAAATATCAGGTCGCAATAACATTACCTATGAAGAAAGAGTCAGCCTCGATGCCTACTATGTGCGGAACTGGTCAGTGTGGCTCGATGTCTATATTTTGCTGCGCACGATTTGGGTCGTGGTAAAGGGCGAGGGAGCCTATTGA
- a CDS encoding DUF4278 domain-containing protein — MELTYRGCQYQLNPHQLNPQSIARHLGQRFATYRGVAYEISAPIADTPITTRSMHLIYRGIPYLPSYKTLNINPDSLSPWIA, encoded by the coding sequence ATGGAACTCACTTATCGCGGTTGTCAGTATCAGTTAAATCCTCATCAGTTAAATCCTCAATCGATCGCTCGTCATCTGGGTCAGCGATTTGCAACCTATCGCGGTGTAGCCTATGAAATTTCTGCTCCTATTGCCGATACACCCATCACCACTCGATCGATGCATCTGATTTATCGAGGGATTCCCTATCTTCCCTCTTATAAAACCCTGAATATTAATCCCGATTCACTCTCTCCTTGGATTGCATAA